From the genome of Oscillatoria sp. FACHB-1407:
CTCCGTCAGGCTTGCGCCCATTGCGGAAAATTCCTCACTGCTGCCTCCCGTAGGAGTCTGGACCGTGTCTCAGTTCCAGTGTGGCTGGTCATCCTCTCAGACCAGCTACAGATCGTTGCCTTGGGGTGCCATTACCACTCCAACTAGCTAATCTGACGCGAGCTTATCTTCAGGCGATAAATCCTTTCACTTGGTACGCACATCGGGTATTAGCCGTCGTTTCCAACGGTTGTCCCCGTCCTGAAGGCAAATTCTCACGCGTTACTCACCCGTCCGCCACTCAGTTCCGAAGAACTGCGTTCGACTTGCATGTGTTATGTATACCGCCAGCGTTTATCCTGAGCCAGGATCAAACTCTCCGTTTTGAAGTGTTTGATTTATATTTGGCTCTGAAACAAAACTAAAATCTTGTTTCAAATCCTCTTTAAGGTTTCAAATTAATAACTCTGGACATTCGACTCAATTGTCGTTTCGTCCATAAGTTATTCACTCAAAACCAACATTGTTTTTAACGAGGATTGGTGTTTAATTTGGCTTTCAAACTATTCTTTTTTCCAGGTTCACTGTGCCTTGACTTTCCCTTGACACTCTCTCACTATAGCGCGATCGCGTTCACTGTGTGGGTGAGGACAACCGTACTAGTAGAAGTGCTACTACCCGCACCAGAAGGCGGTTTGAGGTCGCTTCGGTGGAGGGGTTCGTTTTTGGCACTTACCCACTATAGCGAATAGAGGAACATTGTGTGAGGCTTTTTTTGAGACATAAGATCTACTTATCTTATGGCTGTAATAATTTAGTTGTCCTATTTAGGGTTGTCATAGGAGCGCAATTCAGGTAAAGCGATGTGGGTTTAGACGAGTGCTTTATCTCTCCTGATGGAAGAACAATTGAGTCCCTATCGTTAGATTCAAAACATTGTGCTCCTTGTTCCAATTGCTTGGGCAAATCGTTGAACCCGTCAGCAAACATTAATCAAACTAAAATCTAGCAAAGCGGTGGTAGCGGAAACGGGCGATCGCTCGTTTAGGAAATCAAGGTTAATCACTCATTGTTCATCCGGAGTTTATACAGAGGTAAGGGATATGGGTATCCAAGAGCATTCAGCGTTCTTTAACGACAATCAAAACGACAATCAAGATGACCAACATCAGGAGCAGTCCGAGGCTAACAAGACTGCGCCTGATTCCCCTCAAATCGTTGACCCACTTGACCTGGTTTACAGTGGCGGGTTTACTGGCGATCCCCAGGAGATTTTAGGAAACCCTGCGGTTGCCCCTGAGATGTTGTCTGAAGGCAGGGATTTGAGAGTCGATATTTTTAGAGACACAGAAGAAGCCACCCCGGATTGAACAATTTAGTTGATGCGGAGCCTAACCATGGGAGCACGTTACTTTGCCGTTATCAGCGGAATTATCTATGTTTTGGTCGGTTTGTTTGGATTCATTCCAGGTATGGTTGCAACTCCTGGAACGGGTGGACCAGATGTTGTAGTTGATGCGGGGTATGGGTACTTGTTATCCACCTTTCCCGTCAACATCCTCCATAACATTGTGCATCTAGCCGTTGGTATTTGGGGACTCGTTGCTTTTCGGAGCTAAATGATTATAGGGCGATCGCGATACCGCTAATGCAAGACAGGGCGATCGCCATCTCTTGTGCTTAACCGTGCAACTAACCCGTAACTTAACTGCTCAATTGTTGGATCAGGCGATCGCCCACCCGCAGTGCATTGGCAATGACGGTTAAGCCAGGGCTAACACTGGCATGGGACGGAAAGAAACTGCTATCTACTACATAGAGATTGTGGACTTCGTGGGTTCGGCAATCGAGATTTAACACTGAGGTTGCGGGATCTTCGCCAAACCGACAGGTGCCGCACTGATGCGCCAAAACCTGAATAGGCATATCGCTACGGGGGTGGGTGGTGCGGTTAAAGGCAGAGGGTTGCGTTGCTTCTACATTCTTGAGCACGTCAATCCAACGGTAGACCAGGCGATCGTGTGCCTCCACATTGTTAGGCGTGTAATCAATTCGCAATTTATCCCCCACATAATGAACGCGATTATTGGCGTTGGGGAGGTCTTCGGTTTGTAGCCACCAACCGATGGAGTGGGTCGCCAACTGCCGCAACCCAAAGTTGGGCATCAGTCTAGACAATGCTGACAAAATTGGGGGTGCTTCTGCGAAGATAACATCCTGCAAAATGCCGCCGGAGTTTTGTACGTGCCCCAGAGGATAGGGAAAGTCTTTGTCTCCCCAGTAGAAATCATTCAACCCCAGGGTGCGAGAAAATGTTCCAGAATTGGCAGATGCGGTTAGCTGCACAACGACGGACAGCAGTTGTTTCATAAAGTTACGCCCCACCTGACCAGAGCCATTAGCGATGCCGTTGGGGTGTTTTTCGTTAGCGGATCGGAGCAGCAATGCCGCCGAATTTACGGCAC
Proteins encoded in this window:
- a CDS encoding DUF4383 domain-containing protein, giving the protein MGARYFAVISGIIYVLVGLFGFIPGMVATPGTGGPDVVVDAGYGYLLSTFPVNILHNIVHLAVGIWGLVAFRS
- a CDS encoding GMC oxidoreductase; its protein translation is MIIDDQYYDVIIIGTGAGGGTLARKLAPTGKKILILERGELIYRESSELVDTEVFKKEQYHAKDAWFDNEGEPFYPQTYYSVGGNTKIWSGVLQRMRERDFEQVQHQGGVSPAWPLKYQDFEPYYTEAEKLYQAHGKVENDPTEPPHSEAYPFAEIAHEPMLQSIGDTLSQQGLHPVHLPLGVGDRGRTDAEDTGVSPVLTSDNVTLKTSAQVVSLHTNPSGAEIKAVEAKIGGQSYLFLGDIIVLACGAVNSAALLLRSANEKHPNGIANGSGQVGRNFMKQLLSVVVQLTASANSGTFSRTLGLNDFYWGDKDFPYPLGHVQNSGGILQDVIFAEAPPILSALSRLMPNFGLRQLATHSIGWWLQTEDLPNANNRVHYVGDKLRIDYTPNNVEAHDRLVYRWIDVLKNVEATQPSAFNRTTHPRSDMPIQVLAHQCGTCRFGEDPATSVLNLDCRTHEVHNLYVVDSSFFPSHASVSPGLTVIANALRVGDRLIQQLSS